One stretch of Meleagris gallopavo isolate NT-WF06-2002-E0010 breed Aviagen turkey brand Nicholas breeding stock chromosome 14, Turkey_5.1, whole genome shotgun sequence DNA includes these proteins:
- the THUMPD3 gene encoding THUMP domain-containing protein 3: MAEMFPSIQGYFRGPSEARPAAPRQTLGPEGQATAAAEVQEKLGSASRISRDRGKIYFEVPARCLPEVHRLRSVDNLFVVVQEFKDYQFKETKEDALKDLEGLVKKLPWTDPLRIWELNNSLKKKKTKRKKQNLQRTASKEKLRDGGEEEQDDRAVGGQEDCAPNTAGAEPAVGQSAEEMQGEASQNEEDDNEQSETKNELRASSGAETKAGDERKDEGDAKVLKFRVTCNRAGDKHSFTSNEAARDFGGAVQEHFQWKADMTNFDVEVLLNIHNNEVVVGIALTEESLHRRNITHFGPTTLRSTLAYGMLRLCDPQPTDIIIDPMCGTGAIPIEGAMEWPGCYHIAGDNNPQAVKRAASNICSLLKKNENKESSASLGVPLDIVQWDICNLPLRTGSVDVIVTDMPFGKRIGSKKKNWDLYPACLMEMGRICTPGTGRAVLLTQDKKCFAKALSRLGHIWRKNHTVWVNVGGLHAAVYLLKRTWERVEEKRSFW, translated from the exons ATGGCTGAAATGTTTCCCTCCATTCAAGGATATTTCAG AGGCCCCAGCGAGGCCCGTCCAGCCGCGCCCCGTCAGACACTCGGCCCCGAAGGCCAG GCGACGGCGGCCGCCGAGGTGCAGGAGAAGCTCGGCTCCGCGTCCCGGATCAGCAGGGACCGCGGGAAAATCTACTTCGAGGTGCCGGCTCGCTGCCTGCCCGAG GTCCATCGGCTGAGGTCCGTGGATAATTTGTTTGTTGTCGTTCAGGAGTTCAAAGATTATCAGTTTAAAGAAACCAAG GAAGATGCTTTAAAAGATTTGGAAGGTCTGGTTAAAAAACTGCCTTGGACTGATCCTTTGAGAATTTGGGAGCTGAACAacagcttaaaaaagaaaaagacaaaacgCAAAAAACAGAATCTGCAGAGAACTGCAAGCAAAGAAAAGCTGCGTGATGGCGGAGAGGAGGAACAGGATGACAGAGCTGTGGGTGGGCAGGAGGACTGCGCCCCAAACACGGCGGGGGCAGAGCCGGCTGTTGGCCAGAGTGCAGAGGAGATGCAAGGAGAGGCCTCGCAGAATGAGGAGGATGATAACGAACAGTCAGAGACTAAAAACGAACTGCGTGCCAGTTCTGGAGCTGAGACCAAGGCTGGAGATGAGAGGAAAGATGAAGGAGACGCAAAGGTGTTAAAGTTTCGCGTTACTTGCAATAGAGCCGGAGACAAGCACAGTTTTACATCAAATGAGGCTGCGAGAGACTTCGGAGGAGCTGTGCAGGAGCACTTCCAGTGGAAGGCTGACATGACTAACTTTGATGTAGAG GTTCTCCTGAATATTCACAATAATGAAGTAGTTGTGGGCATTGCATTAACTGAGGAGAGtcttcacagaagaaatattaCACATTTTGGACCCACAACTCTTCGCTCAACTCTTGCTTATGGCATGCTTAG GCTCTGCGATCCCCAGCCGACGGATATCATCATTGATCCAATGTGTGGTACAGGTGCAATCCCCATAGAG GGAGCTATGGAATGGCCTGGTTGCTATCACATTGCTGGTGATAACAACCCACAAGCTGTAAAGAGAGCAGCAAGCAACATCTGCTCtttgctaaagaaaaatgaaaataaggaaag CAGTGCTTCCCTGGGAGTACCCTTAGACATCGTTCAGTGGGATATTTGCAATCTCCCTTTGCGGACCGGCTCTGTGGATGTCATTGTGACAGACATGCCTTTTGGAAAAAG GATAGGGTCAAAGAAGAAGAACTGGGATCTCTATCCAGCCTGCCTCATGGAGATGGGGCGGATCTGCACACCGGGCACAGGTAGAGCTGTGCTGCTTACTCAGGACAAGAAATGCTTTGCCAAG GCTTTGTCAAGACTGGGACACATCTGGCGCAAAAATCACACAGTGTGGGTGAATGTAGGAGGACTTCATGCTGCAGTGTATCTTCTGAAACGCACCTGGGaaagagtggaagaaaaaaggtcATTCTGGTAA
- the VHL gene encoding von Hippel-Lindau disease tumor suppressor, whose protein sequence is NRQELFGAAPDVSKADITLPVFTLKERCLQVVRSLVRPGDYRKLDIVRSLYEELEDRPDVKKDLQRLSVERSEMLREESLH, encoded by the exons AACCGGCAGGAGCTGTTCGGGGCCGCGCCTGACGTCAGCAAGGCCGACATCACGCTGCCAG TGTTCACGCTGAAGGAGCGGTGCCTGCAGGTGGTGCGCAGCCTGGTCCGGCCGGGGGATTACCGCAAGCTGGACATCGTGCGCTCGCTGTACGAGGAGCTGGAGGATCGCCCCGACGTCAAGAAGGACCTGCAGCGGCTCTCCGTGGAGAGAAGCGAGATGTTACGGGAGGAAAGCCTCCACTAA